The following nucleotide sequence is from Mesobacillus jeotgali.
TGCTCGAATACCGAGAACCACATGATGTATACCCCAGCTTCATTTTTTCCGATCGGCTGGTGGTGGTCATAAAGGAGCTTTGCCGTTTCGTGCGCGCCCTTTACTTCATCTTCCTTGCTGCTCAATTTGCCGGATGCCACAAATGCAAGATATGATTTTTCCATTTCGGTCATTTTATCCGTTGACGTCTCCGCTGCGAGAATCTCCTTCTTTTTAGCGGATAGTGATGTAAGGAATAGCGCAAAAAGCCGTTCCTCCGGATAATCACTGTTCAGCTGGTTCAGGATCGCCGAAACCTGCGTTTCGAACTTTACGCCCGGCTTGTCAGCCCAAGGCTCCATTCCCTCTTTTTCAGGACTGAACTCGAGCACCTTTTTCCAGGCAGACACTGCTGTATTTTCCCTGCCGGTAAAATAGGAAGCATGCGACAGCCAGTAATAGAAAGCACCGTCGCCTTCAAAACCTGTTTTTTGCAGCTTTTTCAGCCAACGGTAAGCCAGTTCGTACTCGCCGACCAGCGCAAATGTGGCGCCAAGCTTGAACTGGTGTTCAATGTGGATCGGATGTATTTTTTCCAGGGAATCCTTAAGATCCTGGCCTTCCTTCTCATGTCCCTGGTAATGCGCAAACACAAGCGCATTGCACAATGCATGCAGGTTGCCAGGGTTCCGCTCAAGCACATCATTCAGGATGTCACGTGCCTTGGTTGTCTCGCCAAGGTAAAAATATGCCAGCGCCAGATTATTGTATGCTGACCAGTATTCAGGATACTCCTCGATGACCTCCTGGAAGATCTCGATCGCCTTTGGAAACTCGCCGGATTCCAGATGATTGCGGGCTTCCTCCTGCTTGACGATCAGGTCATCTTCTTCATAATAATCCTCATCCATCTCTTCCGCTTCCATCGTAAGAAGCTCAAGCAGATCATTCGTATCTTCCGCAAACTCGCCGTCTTCATTCAATTCCAAATAAAGATTAGCATGCCTGAACGCATCACGGAACAAACCCATATGAGCGTAGTTATTCGCTAAGAAATAATGGCACTCGGCCATGTTTTCATCAAGTTCTTCGAGGACCAAGTGCAATAGGCGGTTAGACTGCTGGTATTCACCAAGCTCCGACTGTACGATCGCCAACTGGCAAACGATCATCGGCTCGCCAGGCTCAAGATGCATCGCGCGCTGGAAATACTTCTCAGCCTTTTTAAGGTCCCGCCTGTGGAAAGCTTTGATCCCTTTGGTGAAATAATACTCACCAGTAGGAACGAATGACAGCAATTGGCCTTTTTGCTTCATTGCTTTAGAGTCTTTTCCCATGTGATCCTCCATTTGTATTTTAGTAAAACTATATCCTTTGAACCTTTGAATTGTATAAGAATACACAAACAGTGTTATATCGAAGCAACTTTAACTAATGTAGTATAACATACGGACAGAGTGTTCGAGAAGGTGTGGATTTGAATTTGTGGTTTTGGGATATATCCAGTTGGTGGAAAAAGTCTGGTGTGTTGGCGGTTGGTCGAATTATTGTGAAAAGTGGTCGATATAATTAAAAATCCGCCGATATATCGCAAAATGTGGTCGATATAATTAAAAATCCGCCGATATATTGAAAAATGTGGTCGATATATTTCACTAATCGTGAATCTGTACGGTAAAAGAAGGTATTTTCGGTGATGCAGTCGAATATTACAGTACTAATATTAAGGAGTGATAGCATTTGATTGGGAAAACAAGAGAATACCCTAAAGAGATCATGATTTTAGAAGCAATAGTAAGACGTTTTCCTCCTGATGACTTCAAAAAAGCAGAATTCGAGAAGAAACTTTACCGAAAACGGGCAGGCTACAAAGGAGAAAAGACACTGGATTACTTTTTAGAACAAGTTGACCACTCTGAGATGGTAATTTTGCACGATTTGAGAATTCCGATCAACAGTACTCACTTCCAAATCGACACCCTCATTATTACCCCTTATTTTCTCCTCATCATTGATTCCAAAAATTACGCAGGAACACTCATTTTCCTTCCAGAATTCAATCAATTGATCAGAATTCAAAACGATATAGAAGAAGTTTTTCCCGACCCGATACTCCAGGCTAAAATCCAGGCATCCCAGTTAAAAGCTTTTCTCAAAAAATTTCATATTACACCGCCACCAACTGAATATCTAGTTGCAATTAGCAATACACAGGCCCTCATTAAAAATCCAACCAATGACAAGGAAGTCAGTTATAGAGTCTTCAGGTCATCGAATGTCGCTTTCAAAATCCCGCCAATTTACAAAAAACATCCCCAGTCACTTCTTTCCAAAAATGACATGAAGAAGATAGCCAGACTTTTAATTAAGGCGCATGAACCGTTGGTACCAGACCCGAAGTCTATGAACCTTCCGATTGAGAAAATGGTTAAGGGTGTGCAGTGTGCTTCCTGCGAGACATTCGGTATGGACTACCATCAGGGGAAATGGACGTGTAAAAGCTGCGGTCAAAAATCTTTGGATGCCCATATTCAAGCCTTGAGAGATTATTTCCTTATTTACGGACCTTCTATTACAAACAAACAATTCCGGGATTATCTAAAATTAAATTCTTCATCTACCTCAAAAAGACTCTTGTCTTCCATGGATTTGGTGTTTTCCGGCACAAATAAAGGGAGGATCTACTCTCCGGGAAAAAGCTTCTTTGATTAAAAGCTATTTTGGCAGCCTAAATGCAAATAAAACCCAGCGCAATCTATTCTCCTGCGCTGGGCTTCTTTCTTTTATTCAATACTACTAGTACTTCTTTTAGCGGCAGTTTCTGTTCCTGCAGCAAGACCATCAGGTGGTAGAGCAGGTCGGCAGCTTCCCACTTCAACTCTTCGGGATCGCGGTTTTTGGCGGCGATGATGACTTCCGATGCTTCTTCACCGACTTTTTTCAAGATCTTGTCGACGCCTTTTTCAAATAGATAGGTGGTGTAGGCGCCTTCCGGCATGTCCTGTTCGCGCTGGCGGATCGTACTTTCCAGCTCGAGCATGACGGCAAAATCGCCCAGTGAAGCGAGCTGGCCATCGGATCGCTCCAGCGTGCTTTCCGGTGAATCACCATCATCGGAACGCTCCAGAAGGTTTTCAGAGAAACAGCTGACTGCACCTGTATGGCATGCCGGCCCTGCTGGTTCGACGAGGACCACAAGGGCGTCCCCGTCACAGTCGTATTTAATCTCGACTATTCTCTGGGTGTTGCCGCTTGTTGTGCCTTTATGCCAGAGCTCCTGGCGGGAACGGCTGTAAAACCAGGTTTCCCGTGTTTGAAGCGACTTGCCAAGGGATTCTTCATTCATATAGGCAACAGTCAGGACTTCACGTGTCGTTGCATCCTGGACGACTGCGGGAATCAGGCCATTAGCATCAAACTTTAATTCTTCAATTTTCATCGTACGGTCACTCCTTTTTCTCGGAGATAGGATTTTACTTCTTTTACAGAGGTTTCGCGGTAGTGGAAGATCGATGCAGCCAGTGCGGCATCTGCTTTCCCTTCGGTAAAAGCATCAGCAAAATGGTCGGCGTTTCCGGCACCGCCAGAGGCAATCACCGGGACCGTCACCGCTTCGCTCACAGCACGGGTCAACGCCAGGTCAAAGCCTTTCTTTTCGCCATCACTGTCCATGCTTGTCAGTAGAATTTCCCCTGCTCCAAGGCGGACAGCCTCTTTTGCCCAGTCAATCACTTCCCAATCTGTCGGCTTCCGCCCGCCATGGGTATAGACACGCCATGATCCGAGCTCAGGGTCGTACTTTGCATCGATGGCGACGACAATGCACTGGGCGCCAAAGAAATCAGAGCCTTCAGCGATTAATATCGGATTGTTGACAGCTGCGGTGTTCAAGGATACTTTATCTGCACCTGAACGAAGCATCCTCTTCATATCCTCAAGTGTGTTAATGCCCCCTCCGACTGTGAACGGGATGGCCAGTTCTGACGCTACTTCCCTGACCACCTCGACCATTGTCTTCCTTCCTTCAACGGAAGCTGATATATCAAGAAAAACGAGCTCATCGGCTCCTTTCTCATCGTAGAAACGCGCCAGCTCGACAGGGTCGCCGGCATCGCGGAGCTGCACAAATTGCACTCCTTTTACGACGCGGCCGTCTTTTACATCTAGGCAGGGAATGATCCGTTTGCTTAGCATCAGGACTCCCCCGCTTCCAACGCAGATTTCACCGAGAACCGGCCTTCATAAATGGCTTTGCCGACGATTGCACCGCTGACACCATCTTCACGCAACTGTCGAAGGGCTGCCAAATCATCAAGCGAGCTGACCCCTCCTGAAGCGATGACACTTTTGCCCGTTTCCAAAGCAAGCTGGCGGGTTGCCGCGACATTTGGCCCTGTTAGTGTACCGTCCGTGGCAATGTCGGTAAAAATGAATGTCTCCGCTCCGGCATCGGCGAATCTTTTGCCAAGCTCGACAGCACTTACCTCGGAAGTGTTCAGCCAGCCATGTGTCGCGACGAAGCCATTTTTCGCGTCAAGGCCAATCGCAATTTTCGCGCCATATTTCCTGACCATTTCCTCAGCGAACTCCGGATTGGAAACGGCAATGCTGCCAATGATGACTCGGGTGACGCCATTATCAAGATAGTGGTTGATATCATCTTCACTTCGGATGCCGCCGCCAATCTGGATGTTCACGCCAAGCTCCTTTGCAGCCTGGATGACAAATTTGTCATTGACCCGCTTGCCGTCCCTTGCGCCATCGAGGTCGACCATATGAATCCACTCTGCCCCTTCATCAGCGAATTTCTTCGCCATTTCAAAAGGGGAATCTCCATAAACAGTTTCCTTGTCATAATCACCTTGCAGCAGCCGGACACATTTTCCGCCGCGCATGTCGATCGCCGGGTAGATTGTGAATTTCATTAGTTTGTCTTCCTTTCTGTTGCAAGGTTGGCAAAATTCCGGAGCAGTGCCATTCCCATATCGCTGCTTTTTTCCGGATGGAATTGCATCCCGAAGATATTGTTCCTGCAAACGATGGCCGGCACTTCAACATCATAATAATCGCCGACTGCCACCAGGACTCCCGGCTCGTTCGTTTTTACATAATAGGAATGGACAAAGTAAACATAATCTTCTTTAAGTGATGCCACCAATGGCGATTCACCTGTAAAACGAAGCTTGTTCCAGCCCATATGCGGAACTTTATAGTTTTCCCCTACAGCCGTCTGGCCGGTAAACCGCTCCACTTTTCCAGGCAGCAGGTTCAAGCCCTTCGTCAGGCCATTTTCCGTGCTTTCTTCGAACAACAGCTGCATGCCCAGGCAGATTCCGAGCACAGGCTTGCCGGTAGCGGCGAAAGCGTGGATCATTTCCGTCAAACCGGTACGGTTCAATACTTCCATTGCATCACGGAATGAACCGACGCCTGGGACAAGCAGTGCATCTGCTTCCATCAAATTGCCCTTATATTGTGAGATAAAGTATGGTGCATCCAGCCGTTCGAGCGCTTTGCTTACGCTGAACAGATTGCCCATGCCGTAATCGACGATGCCAATCATGAGTTAACTTCCTTCCTGTACAGATTGCGTGTTTTCTTTCACACCACGGAGGTCACTGCCTCATCCTTCGCTTCAAGTTCAAGGATTTTTCTTGGCATGCTTCTAGTTCCTTAAAGCATACCCTTCGATGAAGGAACGCCTTTAACCCGCGGATCGATGGTCGTCGCTTCATCTAGCGCACGGCCAAGAGCTTTAAATACTGCTTCGATCATGTGGTGAGTATTTTTTCCGTAATGGACGATGACATGCAGGTTCATTCTTGCCTCGAGCGCCAGTTTCCACAGGAATTCGTGCACTAGCTCGACATCGAAGGTGCCAACCTGCTGGGCAGGGAATTCTGCGCGCATTTCGAGGTGCGGGCGGTTGCTGAGATCGATGACTACCTGCGCCAGGGCTTCATCCATTGGGACAAAAGCGTTTCCGTAGCGTTTGATTCCTTTTTTATCGCCGAGTGCATCGCGAAGCGCCTGTCCGATGCAGATGCCGATATCTTCGGTTGTATGATGTCCATCCACCTCAACATCACCCTTCGCATCAACTTTCAAGTCAAACTGGCCATGCTTTGCGAATAAATCGAGCATATGGGAAAGAAAAGGCACACCAGTTTCCAGTTCCGTTTTCCCCTCACCATCGATGCTAAAATCAAGATCTATCTTTGTTTCATTCGTATATCGATTCACCGTTGCGGTGCGTTCCATGAGCGTTCCCTCCATCATAACTATTTTAGTCTTGCCTCCACGGCCCGGGCGTGGGCTTCCAGGCCTTCAAGCCTGGCGAACTGAGCAATCTTTGCACCATTGTCATTCATTGCTTTTTCGCTGTAAAGGATGATGCTTGATTTCTTTTGGAAATCCTCGACACTCAACGGGCTTGAAAAACGCGCTGTCCCATTCGTAGGCAGGACATGGTTCGGTCCGGCAAAATAATCACCTACAGGCTCTGAGCTGTATCTCCCAAGGAAAATCGCGCCAGCGTGCTTTATTTTCCCCAAAAGCTCCATCGGATTGTCCGTGACGATTTCCAGATGCTCTGGTGCAAGCTGGTTGATGGCGCTGACTGCTTCTTCCATATCAGCGGCCACATAAATTGCCCCGAAGTTTTCGATAGCCTGTGTGGCGATCTCTTTTCTCGGCAGTTGCGAAAGCTGCTTATACACTTCATTTTGTACGTCTTCAGCTAGAGTACGCGATGTTGTCACTAAAACCGCACATGCCCGAGGATCATGCTCGGCCTGGGAAAGCAAATCGGCCGCAATTTCATTGGCCCGCGCTGTTTCATCAGCCAGGATGCCAATTTCGCTTGGTCCGGCGATCATGTCAATCGCGACGTCTCCGAAAACCTCACGCTTGGCGAGGGCGACATAGATGTTTCCTGGCCCTGTGATTTTATCGACCGGCTTGATCGATTCAGTGCCGTATGCCAGTGCAGCAATCGCCTGTGCTCCACCGACTTTATAGATTTCTTTTACCCCGGCAATATCTGCGGCAACGAGCACGCCTGCTGGAAGCTTTCCGTCCTGTCCTGGCGGTGATACCATCACGATCCGCTCAACACCGGCGGTTTTTGCCGGAATGACATTCATTAAGACCGATGAAGGATAAGCGGCTGTCCCGCCAGGCACATACACACCGACAGAATCAAGCGGTGTCACCTTCTGGCCAAGCATCGTGCCATTTTCTTCTGTCGTCATCCAAGAAGGGCGCAGCTGTTTTTCATGGTATTTACGTATATTGTCAGCTGCCTCTGTGATGATGTCCACGAGCTCGCTGCTGATCGTTTTATAAGCATCTGAGATTTCCTCATCCGTCACCAGGAAATCATTGAGCGCCACTCTATCAAATTTTTCGGTAAAAGTCCTGAGCGCCTGATCACCTGAAGCGCGGACTTCCGCGATTATATTCTGTACGGCTTTTCGCTGCTCTTCCGTTCCGCCATCAACGGTTCGTTTGAGTGACAGACTTCCATCTATCTGTAAAATTTCCATGGGAGAATCAAATCCTTTCAGATTCACAATCTATATGACTTCATCCAGCCGTTTGATCAGGTCATTGATCCGCTCATCCTTGATCCGGTAGCTGACGGGATTGACGATCAGCCTCGATGTCACGCTTGTAATCGTTTCATACTCTACCAGGCCATTTTCCTTCAATGTCCTTCCGGTTGAAACGATGTCGACGATCCTGTCGGCGAGCCCGATCAATGGCGCAAGCTCGATTGACCCATTCAGTTTGATGATTTCGACCTGTTCGCCCTGTTCGCGGAAATAGGCTGCAGCGATGTTCGGGTATTTCGTCGCGATTTTCGGGGCGACATCATTCATTTTTGTATCTGGGAGCCCTGCAACGGCAAGATAGCAGCCGCTTATTTTTAAATCGAGCAGCTCGTACACGTCCCGTTCTTCCTCAAGCAGGACGTCCTTGCCGGCAATCCCTAGATCAGCGACACCATGTTCGACGTATGTAGCCACATCCATTGGCTTCGCTAAGATGAAGCGGAAGTTTTCTTCTTCCACGTCAATGATCAGTTTGCGGGAATCATCAAATTCAGGAGGCAAATCAAAGCCAGCGTTCCGCAGCAGTTCAACCGCTTCAGTAAAAATCCTGCCCTTTGGCATCGCAATGGTCAGCTGTTCATTCATTGCACTCCCTCCTTCCCAACAAGGTAAACGACATCAGCATAAGCGGCAGAACATGCATCAAGATTGCGTACGGCGCTGATGTCCTGGAGAATGATCCGTTCACCGTCTTCCCTGCGCTGTGCTGCAAGCTGATATGCTTCCTTTCTCCGTTCCTGACTGAAAAGGATGCAAGTGACCGGCTCAGGCGCGCCCAGATCGCCAAGGCTTTCAAGCAGGCGGTCGAGCCTGATCGCGAACCCTGTGGCTCCGGTTGATTTCCCGAATTTCTCGAGCAGCTTGTCATAGCGGCCTCCATTGCCGATTGGAAAGCCGACCATTCCTGCATAAACCTCAAATAAAATGCCTGTATAGTAGCTCATATGGCTGACAATCGTTAAGTCAAATTTGACCCGGGTGCTTTCACCGAAGTCTTCGATGATTGAACAAAGCAGCTTCATTTCATCCAGCGCCACTCTGCCTTTTCCGTTTTCGATGAGCTCGGACGCTTTGTCAATCACTTCCGGCCCCCCGCGCAAATCAAGGAAAGCGAGAAGTCTTTGTGAATCGATTGATGACAGCGGCAGTGCTTTGACATGTTCTCGATAACCGACATAATTCTTTTCATATAAAAATTTCGTCAGCTCCCTGGCTCGGTCCTCTGTGCCAAGTATCTGTACAAACAACTCGTTGACGAAGCCAACATGACCAACAGAAAGCTGAAACTGTTCCAGCCCAGCTTTTTTCAGCGAAGAAATCGCAAGTGAGATCATTTCGCCATCCGCGCTGACCGAATCATCACCAATACACTCGACACCAATCTGCTCGAATTCCGCCGGCCTTCCGCCTTCCCGCTGCTGAGCACGATAGACATTTGCAGAATAGGCCAACCTTAATGGGACCTGGTCCTTGAACAATTTAGACGCCGCAACCCTGGCAATCGGTGCGGTCATATCCGGCCGCAGCACGAGTGTATGCCCCTGCTGGTCCAATAGCTTGAACAGCTGCTGATCCAGGATTGCTGAAGCCGTTCCCACTGTTTCGTAATATTCAAGCGCAGGCGTTTCGATAAATTGGAAACCCCATTGCTTCATTTCTTTTTCGATTGTGCTCCGGACTCTTTCCTTCGCTTCATGCAATTCCGGAAGTGTATCCCGCATGCCAAGCGGCTTTTCAAACATGAATAATCTGCTCATTGTTTCCACCCTCTTCGTTGCTGGTGTTATCTATCTTAATTATCTAAATCCTTTAGTTCGCTAATATGGTAACAAGATGAAGTTATATGTAGTTTATCGTTGATTCTATTATTCGTCAACCTTAAGCTGTTCATGTTCTGCTTTTTAAAATAGAGCTGGAAGTCGGCGACCAGATCACGGACCTGATAGCCGCAGAAAGATCCGTTTTAAGGGCTGTTCCTTCCGTGAAGCACACGAGTTTGCTGACAAAACCATCAATTGTTATTGGAAATTTCATATGAATAGGCAATAAATTTTAAGATTGACTATTGCTGGCCGCCCATTTTAGCTGGATGAGACTTTTATTGGCGAAAAAATTTTTTATTGGCGATTTTCAAATTTTATTGGCGATAATTTGATTTTATTGGCGATTTTCACAACTTTATTGGCGAAAATCAATTTTTATTGGCGACTTGGAAATTTTCGCTGATTTTTTCCAGTTCATGAACTCAAGCGCACCCGTTTTTTCATCGCAGGCCACAATTCGATATAGTCAGGATCAACTATGAAAAAATGCAAAAAAGCGAAGCGGAGTAGAATCCGTTTCGCTTTTAGTTAGTTGTTTGTCCCATAAATTTCATCATTTGCCCAGCGTTGTGCCAGTTCTTCCTTTGTGTAGATCACACGCATCGGGTTGCCGCCGACAAAGGCTCCGGCCGGGACGTCTTTGTGGACTAGTGTTCCGGCGGAGACGATGGCGCCGTCCCCGATCCTGATGCCGGGCATGATGGTGGAATTGGCGCCAATCATGACTTCGCTGCCAATCTCAACATCGCCGAGGCGGTATTCCTTAATCAAGTATTCATGTGCCAGGATGGTCGTGTTATAGCCAATGACCGTATTGCGGCCAACGGAGATTTTTTCCGGGAACATGACGTCGAGCATGACCATCAGCGCAAAGGAGGTCTGGTCGCCGACCTTCATCCGCAGAAATGTACGGTACAGCCAGTTTTTTATACCGAGGAACGGCGTATATCGTGCCACCTGGATGACGGCGAAATTTTTGACGACCTTCCAGAACGGGACGGTTTTATAAACATGCCAGAGTGAGTTTGCTCCTTCTACTCGATAACGAGTCGTCCTTCTCATTCTACACCCCAAGGATTGGCAGGATATCAGCCATGTTTTCCAGAATGTAGTCTGGCTTGTATTCCTCTAGATGCTCTCTTCCTTTTATGGACCAGGCAACTCCAGCCGTTTTTGTGCCGGCGTTTTTGCCGCCGAGGATATCATGATGGTTATCACCGACCATGATCGCACGGTCCGGTGAGGATCCAAGCATGTCCAATGCTTTTAAAAGCGGCTCGGGATCGGGCTTCGCTTTTTCAACATGGTCAAGTGCGACGACCACCTCGAAAAACTCGTCCAAACCTGTCAGCTTCAAGCCCATTTGAACTACATCAGATCGCTTAGTCGTGACGATTCCCATATGGAAGCCGTTTTCCTTCAGCGTCCTGACCGTTTCATACACTCCCTCGAAACCTTTTACCAGCAGGTCGTGGTTTGCCAGGTTGTAAGTCCGGTAGGTTGTGATCATTTCCTCGTAGCCTTCTGGATCCAGCTTCTCGAATGATTCCTTTAAAGATGGCCCAAGAAACGGAAGGACATCCTCCCGTTTGTATTGGCCGGGATAATAGGTTTCCATTGTATGGAGAAAAGATGAAATAATCAGTTCGTTTGTATCAATCAAAGTCCCGTCAAGATCGAACAGGACTGTATCTATTTTATTGCTCATATACTGCTTCCTTTCTTTTCGCGATGTCCGCGCGGTTCCAGATGATCGCGACTGTGATTGTCAGTAATATTGCTACACCAAGGCGGATCAACAACAGCGGCAGCACTGGAATGCCAAGCGGAACGAAAATCAATGTATCCTCAACTACAGCGTGGCAGGCAACAAGGAAAATAAACGCCAGCGTGACATCCTTTTTGCTGACTCCATCCTCCTGGACTGCCTGGATCATTACGCCAGCGCCATATGCAAGCCCGATCAGCAGGCCGGCTGCCATTGTCGTCGAGGTGTTCTCCTTCATGCCGAGCGCTCTTGTTGCAGGTGCCATCCATCTTGAAAAAACGGCAAGCCACTGCTTATCCTTCATGATCTGGACAACGACCATCAGCGGTATGACGATGATGGCCAGCTGAAATATGCCGAGCCCCGCCTTCGTAATGCCTTCAAGCAGGATCGCTCCCCATCCTGAAACCTCTTCACTTTTAGCAGGGATCATCCCGTATTTCGCGATTTCAGATCCGCCATTCCAAACAAGATTGATGACCACTGCAGATATGAACGCAAGCCCTAAACGTACGAGGACGATGATCCACAGCTTGACGCCAACCTTGACGGCTACACTCGATTCAACCAGCATATTATGCGAAAAGCTCAGCATCACCGCAATGATGAAGACTTCTTTTACCGTCAAATCAAGCGTCAGGATTGCTCCAATTGCTGCGTATAAATTAAGGAAATTCCCAATGACAAGCGGAATCGCCGCATCTCCTGACAAGCCGAACAGCGACATCAAGGGCGTGATCAGTTTGATTAACCACGGAAGGATTGGGGTGTATTGTAGGATCGACACAATCAAGGTGACGGGAAAGATGACCTTCCCGAGCGCCCAAGTTGTGTTCAAGCCAACCATCAACCCTCTTTTTAATGTAGAACCCATTGAAGCATCTCTCCCATTTGTTATGCCTTGATTCATTTTATTTATTGATTTTCACTTTTAGTAACCCGAAATTCTAGTTCTCTAAATATCGTACTTTCGAATAGCCTTTGACTCTTCTGAAAATCCATAAGCCGATTGCAAAAACAATCAATGCGATCGAAATGGTCTGGGCAATCCTCAATGATTCTGTCAGCATCAGGCTGTCTGTGCGCATTCCTTCAACGAAGAAGCGGCCGATTGAGTACCAGATAACATAGCTGAGGAA
It contains:
- the hisG gene encoding ATP phosphoribosyltransferase, which codes for MNEQLTIAMPKGRIFTEAVELLRNAGFDLPPEFDDSRKLIIDVEEENFRFILAKPMDVATYVEHGVADLGIAGKDVLLEEERDVYELLDLKISGCYLAVAGLPDTKMNDVAPKIATKYPNIAAAYFREQGEQVEIIKLNGSIELAPLIGLADRIVDIVSTGRTLKENGLVEYETITSVTSRLIVNPVSYRIKDERINDLIKRLDEVI
- the hisIE gene encoding bifunctional phosphoribosyl-AMP cyclohydrolase/phosphoribosyl-ATP diphosphatase HisIE, with the protein product MKIEELKFDANGLIPAVVQDATTREVLTVAYMNEESLGKSLQTRETWFYSRSRQELWHKGTTSGNTQRIVEIKYDCDGDALVVLVEPAGPACHTGAVSCFSENLLERSDDGDSPESTLERSDGQLASLGDFAVMLELESTIRQREQDMPEGAYTTYLFEKGVDKILKKVGEEASEVIIAAKNRDPEELKWEAADLLYHLMVLLQEQKLPLKEVLVVLNKRKKPSAGE
- the hisB gene encoding imidazoleglycerol-phosphate dehydratase HisB is translated as MERTATVNRYTNETKIDLDFSIDGEGKTELETGVPFLSHMLDLFAKHGQFDLKVDAKGDVEVDGHHTTEDIGICIGQALRDALGDKKGIKRYGNAFVPMDEALAQVVIDLSNRPHLEMRAEFPAQQVGTFDVELVHEFLWKLALEARMNLHVIVHYGKNTHHMIEAVFKALGRALDEATTIDPRVKGVPSSKGML
- a CDS encoding NERD domain-containing protein, producing the protein MIGKTREYPKEIMILEAIVRRFPPDDFKKAEFEKKLYRKRAGYKGEKTLDYFLEQVDHSEMVILHDLRIPINSTHFQIDTLIITPYFLLIIDSKNYAGTLIFLPEFNQLIRIQNDIEEVFPDPILQAKIQASQLKAFLKKFHITPPPTEYLVAISNTQALIKNPTNDKEVSYRVFRSSNVAFKIPPIYKKHPQSLLSKNDMKKIARLLIKAHEPLVPDPKSMNLPIEKMVKGVQCASCETFGMDYHQGKWTCKSCGQKSLDAHIQALRDYFLIYGPSITNKQFRDYLKLNSSSTSKRLLSSMDLVFSGTNKGRIYSPGKSFFD
- the hisF gene encoding imidazole glycerol phosphate synthase subunit HisF, with the protein product MLSKRIIPCLDVKDGRVVKGVQFVQLRDAGDPVELARFYDEKGADELVFLDISASVEGRKTMVEVVREVASELAIPFTVGGGINTLEDMKRMLRSGADKVSLNTAAVNNPILIAEGSDFFGAQCIVVAIDAKYDPELGSWRVYTHGGRKPTDWEVIDWAKEAVRLGAGEILLTSMDSDGEKKGFDLALTRAVSEAVTVPVIASGGAGNADHFADAFTEGKADAALAASIFHYRETSVKEVKSYLREKGVTVR
- the hisA gene encoding 1-(5-phosphoribosyl)-5-[(5-phosphoribosylamino)methylideneamino]imidazole-4-carboxamide isomerase codes for the protein MKFTIYPAIDMRGGKCVRLLQGDYDKETVYGDSPFEMAKKFADEGAEWIHMVDLDGARDGKRVNDKFVIQAAKELGVNIQIGGGIRSEDDINHYLDNGVTRVIIGSIAVSNPEFAEEMVRKYGAKIAIGLDAKNGFVATHGWLNTSEVSAVELGKRFADAGAETFIFTDIATDGTLTGPNVAATRQLALETGKSVIASGGVSSLDDLAALRQLREDGVSGAIVGKAIYEGRFSVKSALEAGES
- the hisD gene encoding histidinol dehydrogenase, with amino-acid sequence MEILQIDGSLSLKRTVDGGTEEQRKAVQNIIAEVRASGDQALRTFTEKFDRVALNDFLVTDEEISDAYKTISSELVDIITEAADNIRKYHEKQLRPSWMTTEENGTMLGQKVTPLDSVGVYVPGGTAAYPSSVLMNVIPAKTAGVERIVMVSPPGQDGKLPAGVLVAADIAGVKEIYKVGGAQAIAALAYGTESIKPVDKITGPGNIYVALAKREVFGDVAIDMIAGPSEIGILADETARANEIAADLLSQAEHDPRACAVLVTTSRTLAEDVQNEVYKQLSQLPRKEIATQAIENFGAIYVAADMEEAVSAINQLAPEHLEIVTDNPMELLGKIKHAGAIFLGRYSSEPVGDYFAGPNHVLPTNGTARFSSPLSVEDFQKKSSIILYSEKAMNDNGAKIAQFARLEGLEAHARAVEARLK
- a CDS encoding tetratricopeptide repeat protein yields the protein MGKDSKAMKQKGQLLSFVPTGEYYFTKGIKAFHRRDLKKAEKYFQRAMHLEPGEPMIVCQLAIVQSELGEYQQSNRLLHLVLEELDENMAECHYFLANNYAHMGLFRDAFRHANLYLELNEDGEFAEDTNDLLELLTMEAEEMDEDYYEEDDLIVKQEEARNHLESGEFPKAIEIFQEVIEEYPEYWSAYNNLALAYFYLGETTKARDILNDVLERNPGNLHALCNALVFAHYQGHEKEGQDLKDSLEKIHPIHIEHQFKLGATFALVGEYELAYRWLKKLQKTGFEGDGAFYYWLSHASYFTGRENTAVSAWKKVLEFSPEKEGMEPWADKPGVKFETQVSAILNQLNSDYPEERLFALFLTSLSAKKKEILAAETSTDKMTEMEKSYLAFVASGKLSSKEDEVKGAHETAKLLYDHHQPIGKNEAGVYIMWFSVFEQASEAGYDFKNKKAWAAAVDYLWDKLRNIKTSKATVAKKYGLSVSTLSKYINLANEFLHEEDSI
- the hisH gene encoding imidazole glycerol phosphate synthase subunit HisH, which codes for MIGIVDYGMGNLFSVSKALERLDAPYFISQYKGNLMEADALLVPGVGSFRDAMEVLNRTGLTEMIHAFAATGKPVLGICLGMQLLFEESTENGLTKGLNLLPGKVERFTGQTAVGENYKVPHMGWNKLRFTGESPLVASLKEDYVYFVHSYYVKTNEPGVLVAVGDYYDVEVPAIVCRNNIFGMQFHPEKSSDMGMALLRNFANLATERKTN